Proteins found in one Paenibacillus dendritiformis genomic segment:
- a CDS encoding response regulator gives MTVFLVDDHEMVRMGLKTYLMLDPEIEVIGEAGGGLEAIQSISARAERGERLPDLILMDLMMPDMNGVEATRELTRRYPELKIVMLTSFMEDNQVFEAIQAGAISYVLKTVSAEELVYALRGAVRGMPVMSGEVSQALTRGLRKQASQSDDEALTEREREVLLLIADGKTNKDIAEELHISIKTVKTHVSNLLMKCEVQDRTQLAVHAHRKGWVKSD, from the coding sequence ATGACCGTATTTCTCGTGGATGACCATGAGATGGTCCGAATGGGACTGAAGACGTATTTGATGCTGGATCCGGAAATTGAGGTCATCGGGGAAGCCGGAGGCGGGCTTGAAGCGATTCAGTCGATCTCGGCCCGGGCCGAGCGGGGAGAGCGGCTGCCCGATCTCATCCTGATGGATCTGATGATGCCGGACATGAACGGCGTCGAGGCGACGCGGGAACTGACGCGCCGCTACCCGGAGCTGAAGATCGTCATGCTGACGAGCTTCATGGAGGATAATCAAGTATTCGAAGCGATTCAGGCCGGGGCAATCAGTTATGTGCTGAAGACCGTATCCGCCGAGGAACTGGTCTATGCCCTCCGCGGCGCCGTGCGTGGCATGCCGGTGATGAGCGGAGAGGTGTCGCAGGCGCTGACCCGCGGCTTGCGCAAGCAGGCGTCGCAGTCGGATGATGAGGCGTTGACCGAGCGGGAGCGGGAAGTGCTGCTGCTTATCGCCGACGGGAAGACGAACAAGGACATCGCCGAAGAGCTTCACATCAGCATCAAGACAGTGAAGACGCATGTCTCCAATCTGCTCATGAAATGCGAGGTGCAGGATCGGACGCAGCTCGCCGTCCATGCGCACCGCAAAGGTTGGGTTAAAAGCGACTGA